A genomic segment from Chitinophaga niabensis encodes:
- a CDS encoding RagB/SusD family nutrient uptake outer membrane protein has protein sequence MKTTYIKISLLSLFSMTAIVASCSKLLDEKPNQSITTINTLKDLQGVLRQPNMISFGGLVNIGADQYVHSNSAYSTMAINFQNAYRWDKDALFDIWSGAYRGIYAANLVLTEMERIKEGTEFERNDLRGQALFFRAFSLYQLTQVYCRPYGPDAQTALGLPLRLTPNVEEKISRASLQETYNKIIGDTKEAIGLLPLRNIAINLPGKISCYGFLAKMYLSMREYSEAEKYSSLYLAESPQLLDYNTLDTLANPSIPRINLESTFDAGMTSVSTNAVVTANPILIQSYHTNDLRKKVLFMINADGSAVFKGSYFRSVSNQGYCGIATDEVYLIRSECLVRLNRIEDGLKDLNYLLVRRWKTNRFTPVQTTSKEDAIQILINERNKELIFRGTRWSDLRRLNEDGANISLSRTINGVTYNLPAKDNRWIWLIPAEVINLSGIQQNER, from the coding sequence ATGAAAACAACTTACATAAAAATATCCCTGCTATCACTATTCAGCATGACCGCAATTGTGGCATCTTGCTCAAAACTCTTGGACGAAAAACCAAATCAATCCATTACAACGATTAACACGCTAAAAGATCTCCAGGGTGTTCTTCGACAGCCAAATATGATATCATTTGGTGGCCTTGTGAATATTGGTGCAGATCAGTATGTCCATTCAAATTCCGCTTATTCTACAATGGCAATTAACTTTCAGAATGCATACCGCTGGGATAAAGATGCTCTGTTTGACATATGGTCGGGTGCATACAGAGGAATATATGCTGCAAATCTGGTGCTTACAGAAATGGAGAGGATCAAAGAAGGTACTGAATTTGAGAGAAATGATTTACGGGGGCAAGCATTATTTTTCAGGGCATTTTCTTTGTATCAATTGACACAGGTGTATTGTCGGCCATATGGACCAGATGCTCAAACAGCGCTTGGTTTACCATTGCGGTTAACCCCTAATGTTGAAGAGAAAATTTCAAGGGCGAGTTTGCAAGAAACTTATAACAAGATCATTGGCGATACTAAGGAAGCAATAGGTTTACTTCCGCTCAGAAACATAGCGATTAATTTGCCAGGTAAGATTTCCTGTTATGGATTTCTTGCAAAAATGTATTTGAGCATGAGAGAATATTCCGAAGCTGAGAAATATTCCAGCCTTTACCTTGCTGAAAGCCCACAATTATTAGATTACAATACTTTGGACACTTTAGCAAATCCCAGCATTCCGAGGATTAATCTTGAAAGCACATTTGACGCAGGAATGACTTCCGTTAGCACGAACGCAGTTGTCACCGCAAATCCTATTTTGATCCAATCCTATCATACAAATGATCTTCGAAAAAAAGTGCTTTTTATGATAAATGCAGACGGCAGTGCTGTTTTTAAGGGTAGCTACTTTAGATCTGTAAGCAATCAAGGTTATTGTGGAATAGCGACTGATGAAGTTTATCTTATCCGTAGTGAATGTTTGGTACGGTTAAATCGAATTGAAGACGGTTTGAAAGATCTGAATTATCTCCTGGTTAGGCGGTGGAAAACCAATCGTTTCACACCCGTTCAAACAACTTCCAAAGAGGATGCTATACAGATCCTTATTAATGAACGAAATAAGGAATTAATATTCAGAGGAACAAGATGGTCAGACCTCCGTAGATTAAATGAGGATGGAGCGAATATCAGTTTGTCAAGAACCATTAATGGCGTAACCTATAATTTACCAGCTAAAGATAACCGTTGGATATGGCTGATTCCAGCTGAAGTTATTAACCTAAGCGGTATCCAACAAAACGAGAGGTAA
- a CDS encoding TlpA family protein disulfide reductase yields the protein MKFKILMLVALKITCTHQIKSQNINTYPKGSIQKNADLMWSDRPKLTYEISTDRVTFFSNLEIRSLEYREWGISFWKAFPHDQRRFTWFEETVAISPRYFVDPKLAAQDRILESYQAKIDYSAKQKWELQYQKFRKEYMESPIVTSTKKWELKFAELSNSVMMGMYPDNQGRKHFNYVSFVRNLLKYAKYYYEEIPYKPYKTTPVLSDKITSTLYVPIEHPRFLNMTVDDQKNMLKMIIESEVDKRLKEFAAKKLSVISLKDIPLNLAGLTPDSNHIDLKDYLNKLVFVDIWSIGCSSCIAMMPKLKKVYEKYKTRGFTVLSVDVSGPKYYQQIMRIHHEIGADWPFMLLNNDQYNTLFSTYGMLGVPQTFLVGKDGKVIMYKDQVSSPEGLEEYLNKYFSDL from the coding sequence ATGAAATTTAAAATATTGATGTTAGTCGCACTTAAAATTACGTGTACTCATCAGATCAAAAGTCAGAACATAAATACATATCCGAAAGGTAGTATTCAAAAAAATGCGGATCTGATGTGGTCAGACCGGCCAAAATTAACATACGAAATCTCGACTGATCGTGTGACATTCTTCTCAAACTTAGAGATCCGGAGTTTAGAATATCGAGAGTGGGGAATTTCTTTTTGGAAGGCATTTCCCCATGACCAAAGGCGTTTTACATGGTTTGAGGAAACCGTGGCCATTTCTCCCAGGTATTTCGTAGATCCCAAACTAGCTGCTCAAGATAGAATTCTTGAAAGTTATCAAGCAAAAATCGATTACAGTGCTAAACAAAAATGGGAGTTGCAATATCAGAAGTTCCGTAAAGAATATATGGAATCACCTATTGTTACATCGACGAAGAAATGGGAGTTGAAGTTTGCAGAATTGAGTAATTCCGTCATGATGGGAATGTATCCAGACAATCAGGGTCGTAAACACTTTAATTATGTAAGTTTTGTCAGAAACCTTCTAAAGTATGCAAAATACTATTATGAAGAAATTCCATACAAGCCATATAAAACTACGCCCGTTTTAAGTGATAAAATTACTAGCACATTGTATGTTCCTATCGAACATCCTCGATTCTTAAATATGACTGTCGATGACCAAAAGAACATGCTTAAGATGATAATAGAATCAGAGGTGGATAAGAGACTGAAAGAATTTGCAGCGAAAAAACTATCTGTTATATCATTGAAAGATATTCCATTAAACTTAGCAGGCCTAACCCCAGATTCAAACCACATTGATTTAAAAGACTATTTAAACAAGTTAGTCTTCGTAGATATCTGGTCCATCGGCTGTTCCAGTTGTATAGCCATGATGCCGAAATTAAAAAAGGTCTATGAAAAGTATAAAACCAGAGGCTTTACGGTACTATCAGTAGACGTTTCCGGCCCAAAGTATTACCAACAAATAATGAGGATTCATCATGAGATTGGTGCAGATTGGCCTTTTATGTTATTAAATAACGATCAGTATAATACGCTTTTCTCAACTTATGGCATGCTCGGAGTTCCGCAGACGTTTTTAGTTGGAAAAGACGGAAAAGTCATTATGTATAAGGATCAGGTATCGTCTCCTGAAGGGTTAGAGGAATATCTGAATAAATATTTTAGTGATTTATAA
- a CDS encoding MauE/DoxX family redox-associated membrane protein: MKVQRIIFETIVVLFICLWGYAAFSKIFEYEIFKGQLAKSPLLESTAGFVAIFLPAIEIVLALMLIFDRTKCAGILASLALMTIFTVYLIGILTFSKDVPCSCGGILQNMTWTQHIYFNIGFVLLAIVALIIVKKTIWGQNFRRLVRG; encoded by the coding sequence ATGAAAGTTCAGCGCATCATTTTTGAAACCATCGTAGTTCTATTTATTTGCCTTTGGGGATACGCAGCATTCAGCAAGATCTTTGAATATGAAATTTTCAAGGGCCAGTTAGCGAAATCTCCGCTACTGGAATCCACCGCAGGATTTGTAGCTATCTTTTTACCTGCCATAGAAATAGTTCTTGCCTTGATGCTGATTTTCGACCGGACAAAGTGTGCCGGAATTTTAGCTTCACTGGCATTGATGACAATATTTACAGTTTACCTGATCGGTATATTAACTTTTTCCAAGGATGTGCCGTGCAGTTGCGGTGGCATTCTTCAGAATATGACATGGACACAACATATATACTTCAATATCGGGTTTGTTCTGTTGGCCATAGTGGCGCTAATAATCGTGAAAAAAACCATTTGGGGTCAGAACTTTAGGAGATTAGTTCGTGGATAA
- a CDS encoding helix-turn-helix domain-containing protein, producing MMLSDTDTKTIHQVRHLIQCRVFQHIKITDLLLDAEMRESKLSKGFRSLYGVTISHYHLTISMEYGKALLESGAMVKEVAIKLGYRTTGNFSRAFVKIFGKPPSNFQVHK from the coding sequence ATGATGCTTTCTGACACAGATACCAAAACAATACACCAGGTCCGGCATTTAATCCAATGTAGGGTTTTCCAGCATATCAAAATAACTGACCTGCTTTTAGACGCTGAAATGAGAGAAAGCAAGCTTTCCAAAGGTTTCAGATCACTATATGGTGTGACAATTTCTCACTATCATCTGACAATATCTATGGAATATGGTAAAGCACTATTGGAATCAGGTGCTATGGTTAAAGAAGTCGCAATTAAATTAGGATACCGTACGACCGGCAATTTTTCCCGCGCTTTTGTAAAGATTTTTGGAAAGCCTCCGAGCAATTTTCAGGTGCACAAATAG
- a CDS encoding acyltransferase, which yields MKEEDTMKEKDFKESYFVHDLANVMCKAIGNGTRIWQFTVVLPGAVIGQECNINCNCFIENEVIIGNDVTIKSGVQVWDGVKIADNVFVGPNVTFTNDRVPKSKVYPQRFLQTHLQECCSIGANSTIICGVTIGAYAFIGAGSVVTKNIPPYTVWYGNPASHKGYITEDGLLLDMSLSDPKNGDQYKISPGGPIKIDVPAGLPVP from the coding sequence GTGAAGGAGGAAGATACGATGAAGGAGAAGGACTTTAAAGAAAGCTATTTTGTGCACGACCTTGCGAATGTAATGTGTAAAGCCATTGGTAATGGCACACGAATCTGGCAGTTTACAGTGGTGCTGCCAGGTGCGGTGATCGGACAAGAGTGCAATATCAACTGTAATTGTTTTATTGAAAATGAGGTTATTATCGGAAACGATGTCACCATTAAATCCGGCGTGCAGGTTTGGGATGGCGTAAAAATAGCAGATAATGTTTTTGTTGGCCCCAATGTTACTTTCACCAATGACCGTGTTCCCAAGTCGAAGGTCTATCCACAACGTTTTTTACAGACACACCTCCAGGAATGCTGTTCAATTGGTGCGAATAGCACAATTATTTGTGGTGTTACTATTGGTGCGTACGCATTTATTGGTGCGGGTAGTGTGGTAACAAAGAATATTCCCCCATATACCGTATGGTATGGCAATCCCGCTTCTCATAAGGGATACATAACGGAGGATGGTTTGCTGTTGGATATGAGCCTTTCCGATCCCAAAAATGGAGATCAATATAAAATATCGCCGGGTGGCCCTATTAAAATCGATGTGCCAGCTGGGCTTCCTGTTCCTTAA
- a CDS encoding DUF6705 family protein, producing the protein MQTRLTIILLALLFSVRLFGQTKGNSNKERYTRDPELAKYTGTWQWKSDSTIFTIVLRQVKLHFSGTGKSKDVIIGWHSYYENGVLLESSQDRIASAPLKEMEDTLLAKVATITATTPTKPSTLSIYIHDLTRKREFSGHLELIPGKPDAAIWETEYRSKMEFYFKDKPPAYMSGRTVPTGIVMRKIR; encoded by the coding sequence ATGCAAACGCGGCTCACCATCATACTGTTAGCTCTTCTTTTTTCGGTACGGCTTTTTGGGCAAACGAAAGGGAACAGCAACAAGGAACGATATACCAGAGATCCGGAACTGGCAAAATATACTGGTACCTGGCAATGGAAATCTGACAGCACTATTTTCACCATTGTGCTCAGACAGGTAAAACTTCACTTTTCAGGTACAGGCAAATCCAAAGATGTGATCATTGGCTGGCATTCCTACTATGAAAATGGGGTACTCCTGGAAAGCAGCCAGGACAGGATAGCTTCAGCCCCGCTGAAAGAAATGGAGGATACCCTGCTGGCTAAAGTGGCCACCATTACCGCTACCACACCCACCAAACCTTCGACCCTTAGCATTTATATCCATGACCTGACCAGGAAACGGGAGTTTTCCGGTCATCTGGAGCTGATACCCGGTAAACCTGATGCTGCAATATGGGAAACTGAGTACCGGAGCAAAATGGAATTCTATTTTAAGGATAAGCCCCCGGCATATATGTCCGGACGTACAGTTCCTACGGGCATTGTGATGCGGAAGATCAGATAG
- a CDS encoding helix-turn-helix transcriptional regulator — MADLIIEHCRKNKLTWHDLGDIAEWDYEYVREILLGEVDDKAFCELKEIAEALGINGLEKLRYNQLKTLMAAHYISRTELAEHIGVSPNTITNWAKNASQPRIDELYAMAAFFRCCPTELLG, encoded by the coding sequence ATGGCTGATCTGATTATTGAACATTGCAGGAAAAATAAGCTCACCTGGCATGACCTTGGTGATATTGCAGAGTGGGATTATGAGTATGTCAGGGAGATTTTATTGGGAGAAGTAGATGATAAGGCTTTTTGTGAGCTAAAAGAAATTGCAGAAGCGCTTGGAATTAATGGCTTAGAAAAGCTAAGGTACAACCAGCTAAAAACTTTGATGGCTGCACATTATATCAGCCGTACAGAATTAGCTGAACATATTGGGGTCAGTCCAAACACCATCACCAACTGGGCCAAAAACGCAAGTCAGCCACGAATTGACGAGCTGTATGCAATGGCTGCATTTTTCAGGTGCTGTCCTACAGAATTATTAGGGTAA
- a CDS encoding DUF6965 family protein: MTANEYHNKFQDLTLPPAPVKLFPGVIVTDVHGFIEKSLNILRSGQHKRVTDPIEVRLKRLIEIIEQQNKA, encoded by the coding sequence ATGACAGCAAACGAGTACCATAACAAATTCCAGGACTTAACCCTACCACCGGCACCGGTTAAATTGTTTCCAGGCGTTATTGTTACCGACGTGCATGGATTCATTGAAAAGTCTTTAAACATACTGCGTAGCGGACAGCACAAAAGAGTAACTGATCCGATTGAAGTACGGTTAAAGCGACTGATAGAAATTATAGAGCAACAAAACAAAGCTTAG